One Hyphomicrobium album genomic window carries:
- a CDS encoding ABC transporter ATP-binding protein, translating into MTAIISIKDLSKTYAGGFQALKDINLDIRRGEIFALLGPNGAGKTTLISIVCGIVNATTGSVTVDGGDIRKDYRRVRSMIGLVPQELTTDAFESVFNAVSFSRGLFGKAPNPAYVEKVLKALSLWDKKDNRIMTLSGGMKRRLLIAKALAHEPTILFLDEPTAGVDVELRKDMWQVVRELRATGVTIILTTHYIEEAEEMADRVGVIAKGELILVEEKAVLMAKLGKKQLVLQLSEPLAVVPETLAPHALELSTDGRALTFTYDTHAGRTGITALLNDMRTAGIGFADLNTTQSSLEDIFVDLVRSKK; encoded by the coding sequence ATGACAGCAATCATCTCCATCAAAGACCTGTCGAAGACCTACGCCGGCGGCTTCCAGGCCCTGAAGGACATCAACCTGGACATCCGCCGCGGCGAAATCTTCGCGCTGCTCGGCCCCAACGGCGCCGGCAAGACGACGCTCATCTCCATCGTCTGCGGCATCGTCAATGCCACGACCGGCTCCGTGACCGTCGATGGCGGCGACATCCGCAAGGACTACCGCCGCGTCCGCTCGATGATCGGCCTCGTCCCGCAGGAGCTGACCACTGACGCCTTCGAATCCGTATTCAACGCCGTCTCGTTCAGCCGCGGCCTCTTCGGAAAGGCGCCCAACCCCGCCTACGTCGAGAAGGTGCTGAAGGCGCTGTCGCTGTGGGACAAGAAAGACAACCGCATCATGACGCTCTCGGGCGGCATGAAGCGCCGTCTGTTGATTGCCAAGGCGTTGGCGCACGAGCCGACCATCCTCTTCCTCGACGAGCCGACCGCGGGCGTCGACGTCGAGCTCCGCAAGGACATGTGGCAGGTGGTGCGCGAGCTGCGCGCCACCGGCGTCACCATCATCCTCACCACGCACTACATCGAGGAAGCCGAGGAGATGGCCGACCGCGTCGGCGTCATCGCCAAGGGCGAGCTGATACTTGTCGAGGAGAAGGCCGTGTTGATGGCCAAGCTCGGGAAGAAGCAGCTCGTGCTGCAGCTGAGCGAGCCGCTCGCCGTCGTTCCGGAAACCCTCGCCCCGCACGCGCTTGAGCTGTCGACCGACGGACGCGCGCTCACCTTCACCTACGACACGCACGCCGGCCGCACCGGCATCACCGCGCTGCTCAACGACATGCGCACCGCGGGCATCGGGTTTGCCGACCTCAACACGACGCAGTCTTCCCTGGAAGACATCTTCGTCGATCTCGTCAGGAGCAAGAAATGA
- a CDS encoding ABC transporter permease codes for MNLHAVKAIYAFEMSRAFRTIMQSIISPVLSTSLYFIVFGAAIGGRIAQIDGVSYGAFIVPGLIMLQLLTQSIANASFGIYFPRFTGTIYELLSAPISPLEIVLGYVGAAATKSLMLGLIILATAALFVDLHIAHPVWMLAFMVLTAVTFSLLGFIIGIWADGFEKLQVIPLLIVTPLTFLGGTFYSIKMLPEFWQTVTLFNPVVYLVSGFRWSFYEISDVNVGVSLGMTFVFLIVCLAIIWRIFATGYRLKA; via the coding sequence ATGAACCTGCACGCGGTCAAAGCCATCTACGCGTTCGAGATGTCGCGCGCCTTTCGCACGATCATGCAGAGCATCATCTCGCCGGTGCTGTCGACGTCGCTCTATTTCATCGTCTTCGGCGCGGCGATCGGCGGGCGCATCGCGCAGATCGACGGCGTCAGCTACGGCGCCTTCATCGTGCCGGGGCTGATCATGTTGCAGCTCCTCACCCAGTCGATCGCCAACGCTTCGTTCGGCATCTACTTCCCCCGCTTCACCGGCACCATCTACGAGCTCCTGTCGGCGCCCATCTCGCCGCTCGAGATCGTGCTGGGCTACGTCGGCGCCGCGGCGACGAAGTCGCTCATGCTCGGCCTCATCATCCTCGCCACGGCGGCCCTGTTCGTCGATCTGCACATCGCCCATCCGGTGTGGATGCTGGCCTTCATGGTGCTGACGGCCGTGACCTTCTCGCTTCTGGGCTTCATCATCGGCATCTGGGCCGACGGCTTCGAGAAGCTGCAGGTCATCCCGCTGCTGATTGTGACACCGCTGACATTTTTGGGCGGCACGTTCTACTCGATAAAGATGCTGCCGGAGTTCTGGCAGACGGTCACCCTGTTCAACCCTGTCGTGTACCTGGTCAGCGGATTCCGCTGGAGCTTCTATGAAATTTCCGACGTGAACGTCGGCGTCAGCCTGGGCATGACGTTCGTTTTCTTGATCGTCTGCCTCGCCATCATCTGGCGCATCTTCGCCACCGGGTACCGGCTCAAAGCTTGA
- a CDS encoding LapA family protein yields MPQDLMTNLSWYIAGAFAVGFVVAWIACGNPEAAAAAALVREEERRRGVLGWFWRGYRAYDRGAGWWDRISWFLGLFKTNAGVAMLVATTGAAATYGAVEIHKRVIEPLKVETAAVNPQAEVRQTRNSTVFAIEGKDKAGRHAAFDVVVLNKSFLWVRGSAEDLEKDGVTIPRDQVAAAVLDDEVKNALADAKEVITVGTASQEGNAADEVARAERRAKQAATLVSGAVTANIPIWTLNLGQYRDPCTNCETGGTSWQRPFIVIAVKEADPDTNIGEALADAMSGKEKLPSPASYSAFTLTQFR; encoded by the coding sequence ATGCCGCAAGACCTGATGACCAATCTCTCCTGGTACATCGCTGGCGCATTCGCCGTCGGCTTTGTGGTGGCGTGGATCGCGTGCGGCAACCCGGAAGCCGCGGCAGCTGCCGCGCTCGTGCGCGAGGAGGAGCGGCGGCGCGGCGTGCTCGGCTGGTTCTGGCGCGGCTACCGCGCCTACGACAGGGGCGCCGGCTGGTGGGATCGCATCTCCTGGTTCCTGGGTCTCTTCAAGACCAACGCCGGCGTTGCCATGCTCGTCGCCACGACCGGCGCCGCGGCGACCTACGGCGCCGTCGAAATCCACAAGCGTGTCATCGAGCCGTTGAAAGTCGAGACGGCTGCCGTCAACCCGCAGGCGGAGGTGCGCCAGACGCGCAACTCCACCGTCTTCGCCATCGAGGGCAAGGACAAGGCCGGACGGCACGCCGCCTTCGACGTCGTCGTCTTGAACAAGAGCTTCCTGTGGGTGCGCGGCAGCGCCGAGGACCTCGAGAAGGACGGCGTGACGATCCCGCGCGATCAGGTCGCCGCCGCCGTACTCGACGACGAGGTGAAGAACGCGCTTGCCGACGCCAAGGAAGTGATCACGGTCGGCACCGCCTCGCAGGAGGGCAATGCCGCCGACGAGGTGGCCCGCGCCGAGCGCCGCGCCAAGCAGGCGGCGACGCTGGTGTCGGGCGCCGTGACGGCCAACATACCGATCTGGACGCTCAACCTCGGCCAGTACCGCGACCCGTGCACCAACTGCGAGACGGGCGGCACGAGCTGGCAGCGGCCGTTCATCGTCATCGCGGTGAAGGAAGCCGATCCCGATACCAACATCGGGGAAGCGCTCGCCGACGCCATGAGCGGCAAGGAGAAGCTGCCGAGCCCGGCGAGTTATTCCGCCTTTACGCTCACCCAGTTCCGCTAG
- the pth gene encoding aminoacyl-tRNA hydrolase, whose translation MKLFVGLGNPGAQYARHRHNVGYVALDRIAAAHGLGPWRKRFQGETAEGTLGGERVVLLKPTTYMNDSGRSVGEAARFLKIPVEDIYVFHDEIDLAPAKLKVKAGGGNAGHNGLRSLTAHLGNEYNRVRIGVGHPGAKDAVAHYVLRDFAKVEYTWLDPLLDAMADAAPLLAKGDSARFLSQVALKTRDAEEAPEEREPPPPKKAAPSQHPAGERASKRAGALAENLKKWLAGRTDKE comes from the coding sequence ATGAAGCTGTTCGTCGGACTGGGTAACCCAGGCGCGCAGTACGCCCGCCACCGCCACAACGTCGGCTACGTTGCGCTCGACCGCATCGCTGCGGCGCACGGCCTCGGCCCGTGGCGGAAGCGCTTCCAAGGCGAGACGGCGGAAGGCACCCTCGGCGGCGAGCGCGTCGTGCTGCTGAAGCCCACCACCTACATGAACGACAGCGGCCGCTCCGTCGGCGAGGCCGCGCGCTTTCTCAAAATCCCCGTCGAGGACATCTACGTCTTTCACGACGAGATCGACCTCGCCCCCGCCAAGCTGAAGGTGAAGGCAGGCGGCGGCAACGCCGGCCACAACGGCCTGCGCTCCCTCACCGCCCACCTGGGCAATGAGTATAACCGCGTGCGTATCGGCGTCGGCCATCCGGGCGCCAAGGACGCCGTCGCCCATTACGTGCTGCGCGATTTCGCCAAGGTCGAATATACTTGGCTCGACCCGTTGCTCGACGCGATGGCCGATGCCGCGCCGCTTCTCGCCAAGGGCGACAGCGCCCGCTTCCTGTCACAGGTCGCGCTCAAGACCCGTGACGCCGAGGAGGCACCCGAGGAGCGCGAGCCGCCGCCGCCGAAGAAGGCGGCGCCCTCACAGCATCCGGCCGGCGAACGAGCGTCAAAACGCGCCGGTGCGCTCGCCGAGAACCTGAAAAAGTGGCTCGCCGGCCGCACCGACAAAGAGTAA
- a CDS encoding 50S ribosomal protein L25/general stress protein Ctc, with translation MAQQPIELKATARPRAGKGAARQARREGKVPAVIYGNGETPLTIVLDYNDLWKQVIKGHFTSTVLDVDVDGTKNRVIPRDLQVDPVKDQPIHVDFMRIGKDGRIRVEVPVRFINDQLSPGLKRGGVLNIVRHDIEVICPYDHIPLYFEIDLTGLEIGRSIHISAVTLPKDAELTIKDRDFTIATIAGAVKQEEEVPTAAAAATPAEGAAAAPAAGDKGAAAAKGGAAPAAAKGAAAPAAKAAAPAAKKK, from the coding sequence ATGGCTCAGCAACCGATCGAGCTGAAAGCCACGGCGCGCCCACGTGCCGGCAAGGGGGCCGCACGCCAAGCTCGTCGTGAAGGAAAAGTTCCGGCTGTCATCTATGGCAACGGCGAAACGCCGCTGACCATCGTCCTCGACTACAACGACCTGTGGAAGCAGGTCATCAAGGGTCACTTCACCTCGACCGTCCTCGACGTTGACGTCGACGGGACGAAGAACCGCGTCATCCCGCGCGACCTGCAGGTCGACCCGGTCAAGGACCAGCCGATCCACGTCGACTTCATGCGCATCGGCAAGGACGGACGCATCCGTGTCGAGGTTCCGGTCCGCTTCATCAACGACCAGCTCTCGCCCGGACTGAAGCGCGGCGGCGTTCTCAACATCGTCCGCCACGACATCGAAGTGATCTGCCCGTACGATCACATCCCGCTCTACTTCGAGATCGATCTTACCGGCCTGGAGATCGGCCGCTCGATCCACATCTCGGCGGTAACCCTGCCGAAGGACGCGGAGCTGACCATCAAGGACCGCGACTTCACCATCGCCACCATCGCCGGCGCCGTGAAGCAGGAGGAGGAAGTTCCGACTGCCGCAGCCGCCGCAACTCCGGCCGAAGGCGCTGCTGCGGCTCCCGCCGCTGGCGACAAGGGCGCTGCGGCTGCCAAGGGCGGTGCGGCTCCGGCTGCCGCCAAGGGCGCTGCCGCGCCGGCTGCCAAGGCCGCTGCTCCGGCCGCCAAGAAGAAGTAA
- a CDS encoding GAF domain-containing protein yields the protein MPETPSAHGCSLALQRIVSDFAADSGTIHFLGDDGMLHLAAASAGMPEAVVAIIRTIPVGKGMAGLAVERAEPVNACNIQTDNSGDVRPGAKATGLAGSIVVPIFDGTEVVGALGVANRTERTFAESEIAQLMHEGRQLAALRGNGARAG from the coding sequence ATGCCCGAGACCCCTAGCGCCCACGGTTGCTCGCTTGCCCTGCAGCGGATCGTCAGCGATTTCGCGGCCGACAGCGGCACGATCCACTTCCTCGGTGACGACGGCATGCTGCACCTGGCGGCGGCGAGTGCCGGCATGCCCGAAGCCGTCGTCGCCATCATCCGCACGATCCCGGTCGGCAAGGGCATGGCCGGGCTCGCGGTGGAACGCGCCGAGCCGGTCAACGCCTGCAACATCCAGACGGACAATTCCGGCGACGTGCGCCCGGGTGCCAAAGCCACCGGCCTCGCCGGCTCGATCGTCGTGCCGATCTTCGACGGCACCGAGGTCGTCGGCGCCTTGGGCGTGGCCAATCGAACCGAGCGCACGTTTGCCGAGAGCGAGATCGCCCAGCTGATGCACGAGGGCCGGCAGCTCGCGGCGCTGCGCGGGAATGGAGCGCGCGCGGGCTAG